A single Vulcanisaeta distributa DSM 14429 DNA region contains:
- a CDS encoding phospholipase D-like domain-containing protein translates to MRLVLILVLAIIVALSINSYAQNWYVAISSNQVSIVVSPTNSTYILNVIGEARCCVYAEVYELTYQPLINELANLAQRGVEVYVVLSGNVYGGIPKEEYSAVNELISSGAHVSFNYGYDYVHSKVFVVDNETVIIGSINPTYYGFERDLGIDLVIENSSIAQVFAEIILTDYHNESITQINYPGIVVSPINSAEYLEDLLSQPGTLYMAMEELYPSSGMYGLILTHSDRLILVGQHTENEEAVSELNAVMIKDLTAKAIVIGDYVYVGSVNLDYNSLNHNRELGIIIENPQIAQEITTIIQQWYNENNTQNQQTTPQVNYATPTQTLLLLILIIIIIYMLRYTLRPRRRRRMPRL, encoded by the coding sequence ATGAGGCTTGTCTTAATACTCGTATTGGCTATTATCGTTGCCCTATCCATAAACTCGTATGCACAGAATTGGTATGTCGCTATAAGTTCGAATCAAGTCTCAATCGTAGTCTCACCTACGAACTCAACCTACATACTCAATGTTATTGGTGAAGCGAGGTGTTGTGTGTATGCCGAGGTTTATGAATTAACCTATCAGCCTCTCATTAATGAGCTGGCTAACTTGGCACAGAGGGGTGTTGAGGTTTACGTGGTCTTGTCGGGTAATGTGTATGGTGGGATACCTAAGGAGGAGTACTCAGCCGTTAATGAGTTAATAAGTTCTGGTGCTCACGTTTCGTTTAATTACGGTTATGACTATGTGCATAGTAAGGTCTTCGTTGTTGATAATGAGACCGTAATAATAGGCTCAATAAACCCAACCTACTACGGCTTTGAGAGGGACCTAGGTATCGACCTCGTGATTGAGAACTCAAGCATAGCCCAAGTCTTCGCCGAAATAATACTCACCGATTACCACAATGAGTCAATCACGCAGATTAATTACCCAGGTATTGTGGTGTCACCAATAAACTCAGCGGAGTACCTAGAGGACTTACTCAGTCAGCCAGGAACACTTTACATGGCCATGGAGGAGCTCTACCCATCCTCTGGTATGTACGGCCTAATCCTGACACATAGTGATAGGCTAATACTCGTTGGACAACATACCGAGAATGAAGAAGCGGTCAGCGAATTGAACGCAGTAATGATCAAAGACCTAACGGCCAAGGCGATAGTCATCGGCGATTACGTTTACGTAGGAAGCGTAAACCTCGATTACAACTCACTAAATCACAATAGGGAACTCGGCATAATAATAGAGAACCCACAGATAGCCCAGGAAATAACCACAATAATACAACAATGGTACAACGAAAACAACACACAAAACCAACAAACAACACCACAGGTTAATTACGCAACACCAACACAAACCCTACTCCTCCTAATACTAATCATAATAATCATATACATGCTAAGATACACGCTAAGACCAAGAAGACGAAGAAGAATGCCAAGGCTATAA
- a CDS encoding SDR family NAD(P)-dependent oxidoreductase, producing MPILKNKVAIVTGAGQGIGRSIALRLARDGAIVVVTDITGKENETLNEVKNLGGQGMALKLDVTDPRMAEDVAKRVYDAYGRIDILVNNAGIYPFKPFLEMTFDDWYRVINVNLNGTFNVTKAVVPYMVKQKYGRIINIASVAGNAMGFAGLTHYSASKAGIVGFTRALALELARYGITVNAIAPGAVKTPGAMQPGSEEQIKMMEQIIPVGRLAEPEDIASVVAFLASDEASYITGALIIVDGGWTIT from the coding sequence ATGCCCATATTAAAGAATAAGGTCGCAATAGTCACAGGAGCTGGACAAGGAATAGGAAGAAGCATCGCCCTAAGGCTGGCGAGGGATGGCGCCATTGTCGTAGTCACGGACATAACGGGCAAGGAAAATGAAACCCTCAATGAAGTAAAGAACCTTGGTGGTCAGGGAATGGCGCTGAAATTAGATGTGACCGATCCGAGGATGGCTGAGGACGTGGCCAAGAGGGTCTATGACGCGTATGGCCGTATCGACATCTTGGTGAATAACGCTGGGATATACCCATTCAAGCCATTCCTTGAAATGACGTTTGATGACTGGTATAGGGTGATCAATGTGAATTTAAATGGTACCTTCAATGTTACGAAAGCCGTAGTCCCCTACATGGTTAAGCAGAAGTATGGCAGGATAATAAACATAGCGTCCGTAGCAGGTAATGCCATGGGCTTCGCAGGATTAACACACTACAGCGCATCCAAGGCCGGCATTGTCGGCTTCACAAGGGCCCTGGCACTGGAATTAGCCCGTTATGGAATAACCGTAAATGCAATAGCCCCTGGCGCCGTCAAGACGCCAGGCGCAATGCAGCCAGGTAGTGAGGAACAAATAAAGATGATGGAACAAATAATACCAGTGGGGAGGTTGGCGGAGCCTGAGGACATAGCGTCTGTAGTCGCATTTTTAGCCTCAGACGAGGCAAGTTATATCACGGGAGCCCTAATAATCGTTGATGGTGGCTGGACAATAACATAA